Proteins co-encoded in one Bacillus horti genomic window:
- a CDS encoding response regulator, translating to MSKILIVDDAAFMRMMIKEILSKNGFEVVGEASDGVQAIEKYKELNPDLVTMDITMPEMDGITALKEIRKLNPDSKIIMCSAMGQQAMVIDAIQAGAKDFIVKPFQADRVIEAVSKTLS from the coding sequence GTGTCAAAAATTTTAATAGTAGATGATGCAGCGTTTATGAGAATGATGATTAAAGAAATTTTATCTAAAAATGGTTTTGAGGTTGTGGGCGAAGCTAGCGATGGTGTACAAGCTATTGAGAAATACAAAGAGTTAAATCCAGACTTAGTGACAATGGATATTACTATGCCTGAGATGGATGGTATTACAGCCTTAAAGGAAATTAGAAAGTTAAATCCGGATTCAAAAATTATCATGTGCTCTGCGATGGGTCAACAGGCCATGGTTATTGACGCTATTCAAGCTGGAGCTAAGGATTTTATCGTTAAACCGTTCCAAGCAGATCGTGTTATTGAAGCAGTTAGTAAAACTTTAAGCTAA
- a CDS encoding flagellar biosynthetic protein FliO: protein MTSIFLRHRRVWQVIVIICLCSLPHISFAQTVEEMYNNEQNLEGEQESTDGVNDSSSSDPESSNALVEGQSDHPIKLIATFIFYLIIVIILIYALVRFLSIRQRKMQSNGVFQNLGGLVLGQNKSLQLVQIGQELYVIGVADQIQLIKEIKDGPEKELILQQIAEQDNALNTRFMTSLPWRKKENQTDTPSYSFQDLFKQSINQQKDSQLVAERKLDSMNTEQREGRIK from the coding sequence ATGACAAGTATTTTTCTAAGACATCGAAGGGTTTGGCAGGTTATTGTCATTATTTGCTTATGTAGTCTACCCCATATATCATTCGCTCAAACCGTGGAAGAGATGTACAACAATGAGCAAAATCTTGAGGGTGAACAGGAAAGTACAGATGGAGTAAATGATTCTTCCTCTTCTGACCCAGAATCTAGCAATGCTTTAGTTGAAGGACAGTCCGATCATCCTATTAAATTAATTGCTACTTTTATTTTTTACCTTATTATTGTCATCATCCTAATTTATGCCCTGGTTCGCTTTCTATCTATTAGGCAGCGGAAAATGCAAAGTAACGGGGTCTTCCAAAATCTTGGTGGGTTGGTATTAGGTCAAAACAAGAGCTTGCAGCTTGTGCAGATTGGACAAGAGCTCTATGTCATTGGTGTTGCTGATCAAATTCAGCTCATTAAAGAAATTAAAGATGGTCCTGAAAAAGAGCTTATTCTACAGCAAATTGCTGAACAGGATAACGCATTAAATACGCGTTTCATGACCTCATTACCTTGGAGGAAGAAGGAGAATCAAACAGACACTCCAAGCTATTCCTTTCAGGATTTATTTAAACAAAGTATTAATCAGCAGAAAGACAGTCAGCTAGTAGCAGAGAGAAAGCTAGATTCAATGAATACAGAGCAAAGAGAAGGTAGAATTAAGTGA
- the fliP gene encoding flagellar type III secretion system pore protein FliP (The bacterial flagellar biogenesis protein FliP forms a type III secretion system (T3SS)-type pore required for flagellar assembly.) encodes MTELIFATPANLLIPGIDLNIGGSSEPGDVAVTLQLLLLLTILSLAPAILIMMTSFTRIVVVLSFVRTSLATQTMPPNQVLIALALFLTFFVMSPVFAEINETALQPYLAEELTQQEALDAATIPLKQFMAKHTRDKDLALFMKYNQAERPSSIEEIPLTMLVPAFIISELKTAFQIGFMIFVPFLVIDMIVASTLMAMGMMMLPPVMISLPFKILLFVLVDGWHLVVQSLLLSF; translated from the coding sequence GTGACAGAATTGATATTCGCAACCCCAGCTAACCTATTAATACCTGGAATTGATTTGAATATTGGAGGTTCTTCAGAGCCTGGTGATGTTGCTGTCACTTTACAGCTTTTACTTCTGCTAACCATTCTTTCTTTAGCACCAGCCATCTTAATTATGATGACGAGCTTTACTCGGATTGTTGTGGTGCTATCGTTTGTACGTACATCATTAGCTACTCAAACGATGCCCCCTAATCAGGTGCTGATTGCCTTGGCTTTATTTTTAACCTTTTTCGTCATGTCACCCGTGTTCGCTGAAATTAATGAGACAGCTCTACAGCCTTATCTAGCTGAAGAGCTTACACAGCAAGAGGCTTTAGATGCAGCAACCATTCCTCTGAAGCAATTTATGGCAAAGCACACACGTGACAAGGATCTTGCCTTATTCATGAAATACAATCAAGCTGAACGACCAAGTTCAATAGAGGAAATTCCTCTGACTATGCTTGTCCCAGCCTTTATCATTAGTGAGCTAAAGACAGCCTTTCAAATCGGATTTATGATCTTTGTGCCGTTTCTAGTGATAGATATGATTGTAGCAAGTACCTTAATGGCGATGGGAATGATGATGCTTCCACCTGTTATGATCTCATTACCATTCAAAATATTATTGTTTGTTTTAGTTGATGGATGGCATTTAGTCGTACAATCACTACTTCTAAGTTTTTAA
- the fliQ gene encoding flagellar biosynthesis protein FliQ encodes MSPNMVINLAEQSVYTILLVAGPMLILALSVGLLVSIFQATTQIQEQTLAFVPKIVAVLLSLVFFGPWMLSTLINFTTNLYENISNIIG; translated from the coding sequence ATGTCACCAAATATGGTTATTAATTTAGCTGAACAATCCGTATACACGATTTTACTAGTAGCTGGACCAATGCTTATTCTTGCACTAAGTGTGGGTTTACTAGTGAGTATATTCCAGGCTACAACTCAGATTCAGGAGCAAACACTTGCGTTTGTTCCAAAAATCGTTGCTGTGTTGCTTTCATTGGTCTTTTTCGGACCTTGGATGTTGAGTACATTGATTAACTTCACAACCAACCTATACGAAAATATTTCTAATATTATAGGGTAA
- the fliR gene encoding flagellar biosynthetic protein FliR, translating to MIETWLEQLSVFLLFFVRMTAFFLAAPVFSFRTLPTAFKVGLGFFSALVAFSTVATDVEIQVDAAFIVLIVKEAVVGLALGFVAALLLYTLQIAGGFIDFQMGFAIANVVDPQTGAQVPIIGNFKYVFSLLFLLSVNGHHLLIDGVIRSYQMVPVENMFISIGSESVALFITELFVSIYLIAFQIAIPIVGSLFLVDVAMGLIARTVPQLNVFVVGIPLKIFVGFLMIFLTLGMFFYLLQSVLTKMIETMGQLLQLFGG from the coding sequence ATGATAGAGACTTGGTTAGAGCAACTCTCAGTATTTCTGCTTTTCTTTGTAAGGATGACTGCATTTTTTCTAGCAGCTCCTGTATTTTCGTTTAGGACCCTACCAACAGCATTTAAGGTAGGATTAGGTTTTTTTTCAGCTTTGGTTGCTTTTTCAACAGTAGCAACTGATGTTGAAATTCAGGTTGACGCTGCTTTTATTGTTTTAATTGTTAAAGAGGCTGTTGTTGGTCTTGCTTTAGGTTTTGTGGCGGCATTATTGCTTTATACGTTACAAATTGCTGGAGGCTTCATTGATTTTCAAATGGGCTTTGCTATCGCTAACGTAGTAGATCCACAAACAGGAGCACAGGTTCCAATCATAGGTAACTTCAAATATGTTTTTTCATTACTATTTTTACTTTCTGTTAATGGTCATCATCTACTTATAGACGGAGTTATTCGAAGCTATCAGATGGTTCCTGTTGAAAATATGTTTATTTCAATTGGCTCTGAATCGGTGGCGTTATTTATCACAGAGCTGTTTGTCAGCATCTATTTAATCGCTTTTCAAATTGCCATTCCGATTGTAGGATCATTATTTTTGGTAGACGTAGCAATGGGGCTTATAGCAAGAACTGTTCCACAGCTGAATGTTTTTGTAGTCGGTATTCCTTTGAAGATATTTGTTGGCTTTTTGATGATTTTCCTAACACTAGGCATGTTTTTTTATCTGTTGCAATCCGTTCTAACGAAAATGATTGAAACGATGGGACAGCTCTTGCAGCTTTTTGGGGGCTAA
- the flhB gene encoding flagellar biosynthesis protein FlhB, producing the protein MSQYRPINLQYFAQEKTEKATPKKRQEQRKKGQVAKSAEVASALIMLCVFLALLFLGGWLGEILLGIFRHTIIEFVQWDFSETNIAKVFQELSLEAAKAVAPIMLVSMTAGVFANYIQVGFLVATDPLKMKLERIDPIKGFKRIFSARALVEFCKSIFKISLIAVVVFGILWSRRDDIMLLSQKSVGNALSYIGGLTVQIGLTVAVILIFIAMLDYLYQKYDFEKNIRMSKQDIKDEHKKSEGDPLIKSKIKERQRQMAMRRMMQEVPKADVIITNPTHYAIAIQYDQEEMEAPVVIAKGVDYLAFKIREVAGKHSIVTMENKPLARALYQQVEIGESVPEELYKAVAEVLAYVYRIKGKV; encoded by the coding sequence ATGAGTCAATACAGACCAATTAATTTACAATACTTTGCACAGGAAAAAACAGAAAAAGCAACTCCAAAGAAACGGCAAGAACAAAGGAAAAAAGGGCAGGTTGCAAAAAGTGCAGAGGTTGCGTCAGCTCTAATTATGCTTTGTGTATTTCTGGCTCTTTTGTTTCTTGGAGGCTGGCTAGGAGAAATCTTGCTGGGAATATTCAGACATACGATTATAGAATTTGTTCAATGGGACTTCAGTGAAACAAATATCGCGAAAGTGTTCCAGGAATTGTCCTTAGAAGCAGCCAAAGCAGTAGCCCCAATTATGCTAGTTTCCATGACAGCTGGAGTGTTTGCAAATTATATTCAAGTAGGGTTTTTGGTCGCTACAGATCCATTAAAAATGAAGCTGGAGAGAATTGACCCTATTAAAGGGTTCAAACGAATATTTTCTGCAAGAGCATTAGTAGAGTTTTGCAAATCAATTTTCAAAATCTCTTTAATCGCCGTGGTAGTTTTCGGTATATTGTGGAGCAGACGAGATGACATTATGCTCTTGTCACAGAAAAGCGTAGGAAATGCTCTTTCGTATATCGGTGGGCTTACTGTCCAAATAGGCTTGACTGTGGCTGTCATACTCATTTTTATTGCCATGCTAGATTATCTTTATCAAAAATATGACTTTGAAAAGAATATCAGGATGTCCAAGCAAGACATTAAAGATGAACACAAAAAGTCGGAGGGTGATCCTCTAATTAAATCCAAGATTAAAGAAAGACAGCGTCAGATGGCTATGCGTCGAATGATGCAGGAAGTTCCGAAGGCTGATGTTATTATTACAAACCCAACGCACTACGCTATTGCTATTCAATATGATCAGGAGGAAATGGAAGCTCCTGTGGTCATAGCAAAGGGTGTTGACTATCTCGCATTTAAAATAAGAGAGGTTGCTGGCAAGCATAGTATAGTGACAATGGAAAACAAGCCATTAGCTCGTGCTTTATATCAGCAGGTAGAGATTGGGGAAAGTGTACCTGAAGAGCTATATAAAGCAGTAGCAGAGGTGTTAGCGTATGTATATCGCATTAAAGGCAAAGTGTAA
- the flhA gene encoding flagellar biosynthesis protein FlhA: MVFRDYIILIAVIMIVLMMVIPLPTILLDILIIFNLAIALTIILVAMNTKEALQFSIFPALLLLTTLFRIALSVSTTRSILTNKTAGQMVETFGQFVVSGSAIIGFIVFLILVIVQFIVITKGAERVAEVSARFTLDAMPGKQMSIDADLNSGLISDKEARERRTKIEKESDFYGAMDGASKFVKGDAIAAIVITIINILGGFAVGMTVHNLSMGESIEVFTILSIGDGLVSQIPALLISTAMGIIVTRAASDGNLGTDITKQIFAYPKLLYIVAAFVAMFGFLPTINPMVPFAIAGLVAVGGYQMQKNLNRTEEESFAAEEEQQLEEVRSPESVMNLLHVDPIEFEFGYGLIPLADANQGGDLLDRVIMIRRQCALELGVVVPVIRIRDNIQLQPNEYVIKIKGNQVARGDLLLDHYLAMSPGVDDPSIEGIETTEPAFGLPALWVNEEMKDLAELSGYTVVDPPSVVSTHLTEVIRRHAHELLGRQEVKSLIDHVKETAPALIEELIPSLLSIGEVQKVLIKLLKEKVSIRNLTVILETLADYAQSSKDTDVLTEYVRQNLSRQITLQFAQAGEPLKVITAGASLEKRLADSIQQTEQGNYVALDPESTQKIYQQVLEQVQKVQQTGTQPILLTSPAIRMYLRQFLERYMFDLPILSYNELEPEVEVQSIGVVNV, from the coding sequence GTGGTATTTAGAGATTACATCATATTAATAGCTGTCATCATGATTGTCCTTATGATGGTTATCCCTCTTCCAACTATATTACTTGATATATTAATTATCTTTAATCTAGCCATTGCATTAACGATTATTCTAGTAGCCATGAATACGAAGGAAGCTCTGCAATTTTCAATCTTTCCTGCGTTGCTACTATTAACTACCCTATTTCGAATTGCTTTAAGTGTTTCAACCACTCGTTCTATTTTAACGAATAAAACTGCAGGTCAAATGGTAGAAACGTTTGGACAATTTGTGGTAAGTGGTAGTGCCATTATTGGTTTTATCGTCTTTTTAATCTTAGTCATAGTCCAATTTATTGTTATTACAAAAGGTGCTGAGCGTGTCGCTGAAGTATCAGCTCGTTTTACACTTGACGCGATGCCTGGAAAACAAATGAGTATTGATGCTGATTTGAATTCAGGGTTGATTTCAGATAAGGAAGCACGAGAGAGAAGAACCAAAATTGAAAAAGAGTCTGATTTTTACGGAGCTATGGATGGAGCAAGTAAATTCGTAAAAGGGGACGCTATAGCAGCGATTGTTATTACGATCATTAATATTCTTGGTGGTTTTGCTGTAGGGATGACAGTACATAACTTATCCATGGGTGAATCTATTGAAGTATTCACGATTCTTTCCATCGGTGATGGATTAGTCAGCCAGATTCCTGCCTTATTAATTTCTACAGCTATGGGGATTATCGTAACAAGAGCTGCTTCAGATGGAAACCTAGGGACGGATATTACTAAACAGATTTTTGCCTATCCTAAGTTGCTTTATATTGTGGCTGCTTTTGTAGCGATGTTCGGCTTTCTCCCTACAATTAATCCAATGGTTCCGTTTGCTATTGCTGGTCTTGTTGCCGTTGGAGGATATCAGATGCAGAAGAATCTGAATCGGACTGAAGAGGAATCCTTTGCTGCAGAGGAAGAACAGCAGCTTGAAGAGGTACGCAGTCCTGAGAGTGTAATGAACCTCTTACATGTTGATCCAATTGAATTTGAGTTTGGCTACGGCTTGATTCCATTAGCAGACGCCAACCAGGGTGGAGATTTATTGGATCGAGTAATCATGATCAGGCGGCAGTGTGCTTTAGAACTAGGAGTGGTTGTTCCTGTCATTAGAATTCGGGATAATATCCAGCTTCAGCCGAATGAATATGTGATTAAGATTAAGGGGAACCAGGTGGCAAGAGGTGATCTATTATTAGACCATTATCTAGCGATGAGTCCAGGAGTTGATGATCCTTCCATAGAGGGAATTGAAACGACTGAACCTGCGTTTGGTTTACCAGCATTATGGGTGAATGAAGAGATGAAGGACTTAGCAGAACTGTCAGGCTATACAGTCGTTGATCCTCCTTCTGTTGTTTCAACTCATCTGACAGAAGTGATTCGCAGACATGCTCACGAGCTGTTAGGCAGACAGGAAGTAAAATCGTTAATTGATCATGTTAAGGAAACGGCACCTGCCTTGATTGAAGAGCTTATTCCAAGCTTGTTATCTATAGGAGAGGTTCAGAAGGTGTTAATCAAGCTATTAAAGGAAAAGGTTTCCATACGAAATCTAACTGTTATTCTTGAGACACTTGCCGATTATGCACAATCATCGAAGGATACTGATGTGCTAACTGAATATGTGCGCCAGAATCTTTCCAGACAAATCACTTTACAATTTGCACAAGCAGGTGAGCCACTGAAAGTCATTACAGCTGGCGCTAGCCTTGAAAAGAGATTAGCGGATTCTATTCAGCAAACGGAGCAGGGAAATTATGTTGCTTTAGATCCGGAATCTACACAAAAAATCTACCAGCAGGTGCTAGAACAGGTTCAGAAGGTTCAGCAGACAGGCACTCAGCCTATTTTGCTTACTTCACCGGCAATTAGGATGTACCTAAGGCAGTTTTTAGAGAGATACATGTTTGATCTGCCAATTCTTTCATACAATGAGCTTGAACCAGAAGTAGAAGTGCAAAGCATAGGGGTGGTGAATGTATAA
- the flhF gene encoding flagellar biosynthesis protein FlhF, translated as MKVKKFIVNSMPDAMQQIRSELGNNAIILNTKKVKTGGWLGLFGKQQIEVIAAVDQEKSNSTNRQQSVSPQQSKGTYNGISKSFDRQQSYLQTDKPTPMSDRSIHLSDAYKDQEQVPKKQPTQDKNSLAFSDQGELLQELKQMKKVMSSLISNQDTPLPEGLKELDSLLRAQELLPELHADLLSYVLGTAPDKNDILSKEAVLMAAKEYVTKVVRRNVGRVPVTEEKQQRVQCFVGPTGVGKTTTIAKLAANIMFNEKKKVGFITSDTYRIAAVEQLKTYANIMQIPLEVVFSPDDLQDALTSLRECDVILMDTAGRNYKQQEYIAELRELLLNGRDDMQVHIVLSLTSKYPDMVAIMEQFKQIELNGLILTKMDETQSYGPIINLLHQYSTPLAFMTNGQNVPADLIHADEETIVNLLLGEHTHEGSS; from the coding sequence ATGAAGGTTAAAAAATTTATTGTAAATTCAATGCCTGATGCGATGCAACAAATAAGAAGTGAGCTGGGAAATAATGCGATCATATTGAACACGAAAAAGGTGAAGACCGGAGGATGGCTTGGACTCTTTGGCAAACAGCAGATTGAGGTTATTGCAGCCGTTGATCAAGAAAAGTCTAACTCTACTAACCGCCAACAGTCTGTTAGCCCTCAACAGTCTAAAGGCACTTATAACGGAATTAGCAAAAGCTTTGATAGGCAGCAGAGTTATTTACAAACAGATAAGCCCACACCGATGTCTGATCGTTCAATCCATCTAAGTGATGCCTACAAAGATCAGGAGCAAGTACCGAAAAAGCAGCCTACTCAAGATAAAAATAGTCTTGCTTTTTCGGATCAAGGGGAGCTTCTGCAAGAGCTCAAACAGATGAAAAAGGTCATGTCTAGCTTGATATCAAATCAAGATACTCCTTTACCTGAAGGATTGAAGGAATTAGATAGTCTATTAAGGGCTCAGGAGCTTTTGCCAGAATTACACGCTGATCTCCTAAGTTATGTTCTTGGAACAGCACCAGATAAGAACGACATCTTATCTAAAGAGGCAGTACTAATGGCTGCTAAAGAGTATGTTACTAAGGTTGTTCGTCGAAATGTAGGGCGTGTACCTGTAACTGAAGAGAAACAACAGAGGGTGCAATGCTTTGTAGGACCAACTGGAGTAGGAAAAACAACAACCATAGCAAAGCTTGCTGCCAATATTATGTTTAATGAAAAAAAGAAGGTTGGCTTTATTACTTCTGATACGTATCGCATTGCAGCAGTGGAGCAATTAAAAACGTATGCGAACATTATGCAAATCCCATTAGAGGTTGTTTTCTCACCAGATGACCTTCAAGACGCTTTAACAAGCTTAAGGGAATGTGATGTTATTCTCATGGATACCGCTGGTCGTAATTATAAGCAACAGGAGTATATAGCTGAACTGAGGGAGCTACTCTTGAATGGGAGAGATGATATGCAGGTTCATATTGTTTTGAGCCTGACATCCAAGTATCCAGACATGGTGGCGATTATGGAACAATTTAAACAAATCGAGCTTAATGGTCTTATTTTAACAAAGATGGATGAAACACAGTCTTATGGACCGATCATTAATCTGTTACATCAGTACTCAACACCATTAGCTTTTATGACAAATGGCCAAAACGTTCCTGCTGACCTTATCCATGCTGACGAAGAAACAATCGTAAATTTATTGCTGGGGGAACACACTCATGAAGGATCAAGCTGA
- a CDS encoding MinD/ParA family protein, producing MKDQAEQLRKQLLQLQQQSKELEPRKTKVITVCSGKGGVGKSNFSLNFALALLRQQKKVLIFDVDLGLANIDVLLGIPPRRNMLHMIEQDLPITDIIEEGPEGLKFIAGGSGFNHLIHLEQQKIDRLFEELSHLHGQVDYIILDTGAGLSNESLRFILAADDVIVVTTPEPTAITDAYAVLKMVYTQQQKPNIRLVINRCSSHKEGRETGQKLKLVTRRFLNQEIGVLGYIPDDPNVMKAVKKQKPFLIQFPSTDASVALSNLARAYLDLPIENQGGIKSFLTKFLKSRSKIGG from the coding sequence ATGAAGGATCAAGCTGAACAGCTGCGTAAACAGCTTTTGCAACTCCAGCAGCAGAGTAAGGAGCTTGAGCCACGAAAAACTAAGGTTATTACGGTCTGTAGCGGTAAAGGTGGAGTTGGAAAATCAAACTTTTCTCTAAACTTTGCCCTTGCACTACTTCGACAACAGAAAAAGGTACTAATCTTTGATGTTGACCTAGGCTTAGCTAACATCGATGTCCTCTTAGGTATTCCACCTAGGAGAAACATGTTGCATATGATTGAGCAGGATCTTCCGATTACAGACATCATTGAAGAAGGACCAGAGGGACTTAAATTCATTGCTGGAGGTTCAGGGTTTAATCATTTAATACATCTGGAACAGCAAAAAATTGACAGACTATTTGAGGAACTATCTCATCTTCATGGGCAGGTTGATTACATCATCTTGGACACTGGAGCTGGTCTCTCTAATGAGTCTCTGCGATTTATTCTTGCAGCAGACGATGTCATTGTGGTAACTACACCAGAGCCTACAGCGATTACTGACGCATATGCGGTCTTGAAAATGGTTTACACACAACAACAAAAGCCAAATATTAGGCTAGTTATTAATCGTTGCTCCTCTCATAAGGAAGGTAGAGAGACGGGCCAGAAGCTAAAGCTTGTAACAAGAAGGTTTCTTAATCAGGAGATAGGGGTGTTAGGTTACATTCCGGACGATCCAAATGTGATGAAGGCTGTAAAAAAACAAAAACCTTTTCTGATTCAATTTCCTTCCACCGATGCTTCTGTCGCTTTAAGTAATCTTGCAAGAGCTTATTTGGATCTCCCTATTGAGAATCAGGGTGGAATAAAAAGCTTTTTAACAAAGTTTCTAAAAAGCCGTTCTAAAATAGGAGGATAA
- a CDS encoding protein-glutamate methylesterase/protein-glutamine glutaminase: MSKIKVLVVDDSAFMRKVISDMIDSDQELEVIGTARNGKDALKKLEALAPDVITLDVEMPELDGLETLKRIQTEFKLPVIMLSSTTTAGAENTLIALEHGAFDFISKPSGPISLDLHKVQDELKEKVKLAYSSHQRNKQKLEQRATKSPTVRKTLVSKPVVHTSPIQQSTQRTRMGNQASLSSIILIGTSTGGPKALHQLLSYLPKLENVAILIVQHMPPGFTKSLANRLDQQTDHTVREGLHGEVVRPGHIYIAPGGYHMILSQQAKNQPITIELNQEPPVNGHRPSVNTLFQSAISIKQDIPLLTVVMTGMGKDGTEGLKSLAEAKTVYTLAEDESTCIVYGMPRAVVEAQLSNEVLPLHEIHLAIERWLIH; the protein is encoded by the coding sequence ATGTCGAAAATAAAGGTTTTAGTAGTGGATGACTCAGCTTTTATGAGAAAAGTCATTAGTGACATGATTGATTCTGATCAAGAACTCGAAGTAATTGGGACAGCCAGAAATGGAAAGGATGCCTTAAAAAAACTTGAAGCTCTAGCTCCAGATGTGATCACATTGGATGTAGAAATGCCAGAGCTAGACGGTCTTGAAACATTAAAGAGGATTCAAACGGAGTTTAAGCTCCCAGTGATTATGCTTAGTAGCACTACGACAGCTGGAGCTGAAAATACTTTGATTGCTCTAGAGCATGGTGCGTTTGACTTTATCTCTAAACCGTCTGGACCCATATCGCTGGATTTACATAAGGTACAGGATGAGTTGAAGGAGAAGGTTAAGCTCGCTTATAGCTCACACCAAAGAAATAAGCAGAAACTAGAGCAGCGTGCAACAAAGTCACCAACTGTAAGAAAAACACTGGTATCAAAACCAGTCGTTCACACTAGTCCAATACAGCAATCAACTCAGAGAACAAGGATGGGGAATCAGGCTTCATTATCTTCAATCATTTTAATTGGTACATCAACAGGAGGGCCAAAAGCATTACACCAATTGCTATCATACCTACCAAAATTAGAGAATGTTGCAATCTTAATTGTTCAGCATATGCCACCAGGATTCACAAAATCCTTGGCTAATCGTTTAGATCAACAAACGGATCATACGGTAAGGGAAGGTTTGCATGGAGAGGTTGTTAGGCCAGGACATATTTATATTGCTCCTGGAGGGTATCATATGATTTTATCTCAGCAAGCCAAAAACCAGCCCATCACCATAGAACTAAATCAAGAGCCACCTGTAAATGGGCATCGTCCTAGTGTTAATACCCTTTTTCAGTCAGCTATAAGTATAAAACAGGATATACCACTATTGACCGTTGTTATGACTGGTATGGGGAAGGATGGCACAGAAGGATTAAAAAGTCTTGCTGAAGCTAAAACAGTTTACACTTTGGCAGAGGATGAGTCTACTTGTATCGTTTACGGTATGCCTAGGGCTGTGGTTGAAGCACAGCTGTCGAATGAAGTTCTTCCTTTGCATGAAATACACCTAGCCATTGAGAGATGGTTAATTCATTAG